A single window of Gossypium arboreum isolate Shixiya-1 chromosome 13, ASM2569848v2, whole genome shotgun sequence DNA harbors:
- the LOC108464288 gene encoding kinesin-like protein KIN-12F isoform X4 — MKSTAEAAVAENGRFLGSISTSSLRNLLPKSKLKKSIKKSNSENSPPPDPNIIQINNSAQFSPKSPLSKSLTSDSFVNPSDAHPQIPLSMDSSVKKDMVESEEQNGDLTNLDPSVKVVVRIRPINGQEKEVDRTVTKVSSDSLSVGGRKFTFDSVLDANSSQENVFQLIGVPLVKNALAGYNTSVLSYGQTGSGKTYTMWGPPSAMVEDPSPASHQGIVPRIFQMLFSEIQREQENSDGRQTNYQCRCSFLEIYNEQIGDLLDPTQRNLEIKDDPKNGLYVENLTEEYVSSYEDVTQVLIKGLSSRKVGATTVNSKSSRSHIVFTFFIESWCKGASSKCFSSSKTSRISLIDLAGLDRNKLEDVGRQHLQEGKNVKKSLSQLGYLVNTLAKETQPEKPEDVPYGGSCLTRILRESLGGNAKLTVICNISADNRNTSEILSTLRFGQRVKAVRNEPVINEISEDDVNGLSDQIRQLKEELIRAKSDAYSSVGSKSGYFKGWNARESLNQLRISLNRSLILPRIDNEYEEEINIGEDDVKELRQQLDYLDSSCETNLRDPSDKRGSIQSSVKESCETDLLSEYDIHCPKETEIEEIDEVEVPPMSSPEPADDLSVTSKTLKAVDPSIRNSISISPHRRSSILEEPTLSESPKIANNLRKSMAVPSALLASQKNVSESSESEVLRELLKYSDHIRSSLRTSKTFLGPTESLAASLQRGLQIIDQHQHSSVPNRSSVAFSFEHLMLKPSPEADKANASVQTLPNDKPSPDGSSTPLFCSSCQRKFDNNHPDEVQDSLKTWIVTVDNQQRDGRNTVEEASKKEKTLESVCKEQAAKIEQLTQLVKKYKLERENSAIEHAPEPLKNEIILFDEQSNNGENGKEYFDMTEKEALLQEIQTLKSKLQSYTASPSPNKSTEILRSSLLSRSIQLRKSVDCRNNSEEELERERQRWMEMESDWISLTDELRMDLESNRCRAEKVEMELKLEKKCTEELDDALSRAVLGHARMVEHYADLQEKYNDLVSKHRAIMEGIAEIKKAAAKAGSKGHGARFAKSLAAELSAIRVEREREKEQLKKENKSLRIQLRDTAEAVHAAGELLVRLREAEQAASIAEENFSNVQQENEKLKKQADKLKRKHKMEMVTMKQYLAESRLPESALQPLYREDSDVAASHNSSAIPYDDQAWRAEFGLIYQEHY, encoded by the exons ATGAAATCAACTGCAGAAGCCGCCGTTGCCGAGAATGGCCGGTTTTTGGGAAGCATTTCGACTTCTTCGCTTCGAAATCTGCTTCCTAAATCAAAACTTAAGAAAAGCATCAAGAAATCCAACTCTGAAAACAGTCCTCCACCAGATCCCAACattattcaaataaataattctgCTCAGTTTTCCCCCAAATCTCCACTCTCCAAATCGCTTACTTCTGACTCCTTCGTGAACCCATCTGACGCTCATCCCCAAATTCCGCTTTCTATGGACTCTTCCGTCAAG AAAGATATGGTTGAATCCGAAGAACAAAATGGAGATTTGACGAATTTAGATCCATCCGTCAAG GTGGTAGTGAGAATTAGACCCATAAATGGTCAAGAAAAAGAAGTGGATCGAACAGTGACGAAGGTTTCTTCAGATTCTTTATCAGTCGGTGGCCGCAAATTCACATTCGATTCTGTTCTTGATGCAAATTCCAGTCAG GAGAATGTCTTTCAACTAATTGGTGTTCCTTTGGTTAAAAATGCATTAGCTGGTTACAACACTTCAGTTTTGTCGTATGGACAG ACTGGAAGTGGAAAGACTTATACAATGTGGGGTCCACCAAGCGCCATGGTTGAGGACCCTTCACCTGCGAGCCACCAGGGGATTGTTCCTCGTATCTTCCAAATGCTGTTCTCTGAGATTCAAAGG GAACAAGAGAACTCTGATGGGAGACAGACAAATTATCAGTGTCGTTGCTCCTTTCTTGAG ATTTACAATGAGCAAATTGGGGATTTACTCGATCCAACTCAAAGGAACCTTGAG ATAAAGGACGATCCAAAGAATGGATTGTACGTTGAGAATTTGACAGAAGAATATGTTTCTAGCTATGAGGATGTAACTCAAGTTTTGATTAAG GGGCTTTCAAGTAGGAAGGTTGGAGCAACTACTGTAAATTCCAAGAGCTCTCGGTCTCACATTGTTTTTACTTTTTTCATTGAATCTTGGTGCAAG GGAGCTTCATCAAAATGTTTCAGCAGTTCAAAAACAAGCAGAATCAGCCTGATTGACCTTGCAGGATTGGATAGAAACAAACTTGAAGATGTTGGTAGACAACATTTACAGGAAGGCAAAAATGTCAAGAAGTCCTTATCACAACTTGG GTATTTGGTGAACACTCTTGCAAAAGAAACTCAACCTGAAAAACCTGAAGATGTTCCATATGGGGGTTCCTGTTTAACACGTATATTGAGAGAATCCCTTGGTGGCAATGCCAAACTCACAGTTATATGCAATATTTCTGCAGACAACAG AAATACAAGTGAAATACTGAGCACTCTTAGATTTGGGCAAAGGGTTAAAGCTGTCAGAAACGAGCCAGTAATAAATGAAATATCTGAAGATGATGTAAATGGCTTGAGTGATCAGATTCGTCAACTGAAG GAAGAGCTTATAAGAGCAAAGTCTGATGCATATAGCTCAGTTGGGAGTAAAAGTGGATATTTTAAAGGGTGGAATGCACGTGAAAGCTTGAACCAGTTAAGAATAAGCCTTAACCGCTCTCTGATCCTTCCACGCATAGATAACGAATACGAGGAAGAGATTAATATTGGCGAGGATGATGTAAAGGAACTACGTCAGCAGCTAGATTATTTAGATAGCTCTTGTGAGACAAACTTAAGAGATCCATCGGACAAGAGAGGTTCCATTCAATCTTCTGTAAAAGAAAGTTGTGAGACAGACTTGCTGAGTGAATATGACATTCATTGCCCAAAGGAAACAGAGatagaagaaattgatgaagtgGAAGTTCCTCCCATGTCCAGTCCTGAGCCAGCTGATGACCTTTCAGTTACATCAAAAACTTTGAAGGCTGTTGATCCTTCAATTAGAAATAGCATCTCCATCAGCCCACATCGTCGGTCTTCAATCCTTGAAGAGCCTACATTGTCTGAATCTCCGAAAATTGCAAATAATCTAAGGAAAAGCATGGCTGTTCCGTCAGCACTTTTGGCCAGTCAGAAAAATGTATCAGAGAGTTCAGAGTCAGAGGTATTACGAGAGTTGCTCAAATATAGTGACCACATCAGGTCCTCATTACGTACAAGCAAGACGTTTTTAGGACCTACAGAGTCTTTGGCTGCAAGCCTTCAAAGGGGCCTGCAGATTATTGATCAACACCAGCATAGTTCAGTTCCCAACAGATCTTCAGTTGCCTTCTCTTTCGAACACCTGATGCTGAAACCTTCTCCAGAAGCAGACAAGGCCAATGCTTCTGTTCAAACATTACCAAATGACAAACCATCTCCGGATGGTTCTTCTACTCCTTTGTTTTGTTCATCTTGCCAAAGGAAGTTTGACAATAACCACCCTGATGAGGTTCAGGATAGCTTGAAGACATGGATTGTAACGGTTGATAACCAACAGAGAGATGGCAGGAACACA GTGGAAGAAGCCTCCAAAAAAGAGAAAACACTTGAAAGTGTTTGTAAGGAGCAAGCAGCCAAAATTGAGCAGTTAACCCAGCTG GTGAAAAAATACAAACTTGAAAGAGAAAATTCTGCAATTGAACATGCTCCTGAGCCTCTGAAGAATGAAATAATACTGTTTGATGAGCAGTCCAACAATGGTGAAAATGGAAAAGAATATTTTGATATGACTGAAAAGGAAGCACTTCTTCAGGAGATTCAGACATTGAAAAGTAAATTGCAGTCATATACTGCTTCTCCATCTCCAAACAAGTCTACTGAAATACTGAGGTCCTCTTTGTTGTCACGTTCCATTCAATTGCGAAAAAGTGTAGACTGTCGTAATAACAGCGAGGAAGAACTTGAGCGAGAAAGACAAAGATGGATGGAAATGGAAAGTGACTGGATATCCCTGACCGATGAGCTCAGGATGGATCTGGAATCTAACCGCTGCCGTGCCGAAAAAGTAGAGATGGAACTGAAATTAGAGAAGAAGTGCACCGAGGAGTTAGATGATGCTCTTAGCAGAGCTGTCCTCGGTCATGCTAGAATGGTTGAACACTATGCTGATCTTCAAGAAAAATACAATGATCTGGTTTCGAAGCACCGGGCGATAATGGAAGGCATAGCAGAGATAAAGAAGGCAGCAGCAAAGGCAGGAAGCAAAGGTCATGGTGCACGTTTTGCCAAATCCCTGGCGGCTGAGCTCTCAGCTATTAGAGTGGAAAGGGAAAGGGAGAAAGAACAATTGAAAAAAGAGAACAAAAGTCTCAGAATCCAGCTAAGAGACACAGCAGAGGCAGTTCATGCTGCTGGAGAACTCCTAGTTAGGCTGAGAGAAGCTGAGCAAGCTGCCTCAATTGCTGAG gaGAACTTTAGTAATGTTCAGCAAGAGAATGAAAAGTTGAAAAAGCAAGCGGATAAGTTGAAAAGAAAACACAAGATGGAAATGGTGACCATGAAACAGTACCTTGCAGAGAGCAGATTGCCAGAATCTGCACTACAACCATTATACCGAGAGGATTCAGATGTAGCAGCATCACACAACAGCAGTGCAATTCCATATGATGATCAGGCTTGGAGAGCAGAATTCGGactaatatatcaagaacatTACTAA
- the LOC108464288 gene encoding kinesin-like protein KIN-12F isoform X1 — MKSTAEAAVAENGRFLGSISTSSLRNLLPKSKLKKSIKKSNSENSPPPDPNIIQINNSAQFSPKSPLSKSLTSDSFVNPSDAHPQIPLSMDSSVKKDMVESEEQNGDLTNLDPSVKVVVRIRPINGQEKEVDRTVTKVSSDSLSVGGRKFTFDSVLDANSSQENVFQLIGVPLVKNALAGYNTSVLSYGQTGSGKTYTMWGPPSAMVEDPSPASHQGIVPRIFQMLFSEIQREQENSDGRQTNYQCRCSFLEIYNEQIGDLLDPTQRNLEIKDDPKNGLYVENLTEEYVSSYEDVTQVLIKGLSSRKVGATTVNSKSSRSHIVFTFFIESWCKQGASSKCFSSSKTSRISLIDLAGLDRNKLEDVGRQHLQEGKNVKKSLSQLGYLVNTLAKETQPEKPEDVPYGGSCLTRILRESLGGNAKLTVICNISADNSRNTSEILSTLRFGQRVKAVRNEPVINEISEDDVNGLSDQIRQLKEELIRAKSDAYSSVGSKSGYFKGWNARESLNQLRISLNRSLILPRIDNEYEEEINIGEDDVKELRQQLDYLDSSCETNLRDPSDKRGSIQSSVKESCETDLLSEYDIHCPKETEIEEIDEVEVPPMSSPEPADDLSVTSKTLKAVDPSIRNSISISPHRRSSILEEPTLSESPKIANNLRKSMAVPSALLASQKNVSESSESEVLRELLKYSDHIRSSLRTSKTFLGPTESLAASLQRGLQIIDQHQHSSVPNRSSVAFSFEHLMLKPSPEADKANASVQTLPNDKPSPDGSSTPLFCSSCQRKFDNNHPDEVQDSLKTWIVTVDNQQRDGRNTVEEASKKEKTLESVCKEQAAKIEQLTQLVKKYKLERENSAIEHAPEPLKNEIILFDEQSNNGENGKEYFDMTEKEALLQEIQTLKSKLQSYTASPSPNKSTEILRSSLLSRSIQLRKSVDCRNNSEEELERERQRWMEMESDWISLTDELRMDLESNRCRAEKVEMELKLEKKCTEELDDALSRAVLGHARMVEHYADLQEKYNDLVSKHRAIMEGIAEIKKAAAKAGSKGHGARFAKSLAAELSAIRVEREREKEQLKKENKSLRIQLRDTAEAVHAAGELLVRLREAEQAASIAEENFSNVQQENEKLKKQADKLKRKHKMEMVTMKQYLAESRLPESALQPLYREDSDVAASHNSSAIPYDDQAWRAEFGLIYQEHY; from the exons ATGAAATCAACTGCAGAAGCCGCCGTTGCCGAGAATGGCCGGTTTTTGGGAAGCATTTCGACTTCTTCGCTTCGAAATCTGCTTCCTAAATCAAAACTTAAGAAAAGCATCAAGAAATCCAACTCTGAAAACAGTCCTCCACCAGATCCCAACattattcaaataaataattctgCTCAGTTTTCCCCCAAATCTCCACTCTCCAAATCGCTTACTTCTGACTCCTTCGTGAACCCATCTGACGCTCATCCCCAAATTCCGCTTTCTATGGACTCTTCCGTCAAG AAAGATATGGTTGAATCCGAAGAACAAAATGGAGATTTGACGAATTTAGATCCATCCGTCAAG GTGGTAGTGAGAATTAGACCCATAAATGGTCAAGAAAAAGAAGTGGATCGAACAGTGACGAAGGTTTCTTCAGATTCTTTATCAGTCGGTGGCCGCAAATTCACATTCGATTCTGTTCTTGATGCAAATTCCAGTCAG GAGAATGTCTTTCAACTAATTGGTGTTCCTTTGGTTAAAAATGCATTAGCTGGTTACAACACTTCAGTTTTGTCGTATGGACAG ACTGGAAGTGGAAAGACTTATACAATGTGGGGTCCACCAAGCGCCATGGTTGAGGACCCTTCACCTGCGAGCCACCAGGGGATTGTTCCTCGTATCTTCCAAATGCTGTTCTCTGAGATTCAAAGG GAACAAGAGAACTCTGATGGGAGACAGACAAATTATCAGTGTCGTTGCTCCTTTCTTGAG ATTTACAATGAGCAAATTGGGGATTTACTCGATCCAACTCAAAGGAACCTTGAG ATAAAGGACGATCCAAAGAATGGATTGTACGTTGAGAATTTGACAGAAGAATATGTTTCTAGCTATGAGGATGTAACTCAAGTTTTGATTAAG GGGCTTTCAAGTAGGAAGGTTGGAGCAACTACTGTAAATTCCAAGAGCTCTCGGTCTCACATTGTTTTTACTTTTTTCATTGAATCTTGGTGCAAG CAGGGAGCTTCATCAAAATGTTTCAGCAGTTCAAAAACAAGCAGAATCAGCCTGATTGACCTTGCAGGATTGGATAGAAACAAACTTGAAGATGTTGGTAGACAACATTTACAGGAAGGCAAAAATGTCAAGAAGTCCTTATCACAACTTGG GTATTTGGTGAACACTCTTGCAAAAGAAACTCAACCTGAAAAACCTGAAGATGTTCCATATGGGGGTTCCTGTTTAACACGTATATTGAGAGAATCCCTTGGTGGCAATGCCAAACTCACAGTTATATGCAATATTTCTGCAGACAACAG CAGAAATACAAGTGAAATACTGAGCACTCTTAGATTTGGGCAAAGGGTTAAAGCTGTCAGAAACGAGCCAGTAATAAATGAAATATCTGAAGATGATGTAAATGGCTTGAGTGATCAGATTCGTCAACTGAAG GAAGAGCTTATAAGAGCAAAGTCTGATGCATATAGCTCAGTTGGGAGTAAAAGTGGATATTTTAAAGGGTGGAATGCACGTGAAAGCTTGAACCAGTTAAGAATAAGCCTTAACCGCTCTCTGATCCTTCCACGCATAGATAACGAATACGAGGAAGAGATTAATATTGGCGAGGATGATGTAAAGGAACTACGTCAGCAGCTAGATTATTTAGATAGCTCTTGTGAGACAAACTTAAGAGATCCATCGGACAAGAGAGGTTCCATTCAATCTTCTGTAAAAGAAAGTTGTGAGACAGACTTGCTGAGTGAATATGACATTCATTGCCCAAAGGAAACAGAGatagaagaaattgatgaagtgGAAGTTCCTCCCATGTCCAGTCCTGAGCCAGCTGATGACCTTTCAGTTACATCAAAAACTTTGAAGGCTGTTGATCCTTCAATTAGAAATAGCATCTCCATCAGCCCACATCGTCGGTCTTCAATCCTTGAAGAGCCTACATTGTCTGAATCTCCGAAAATTGCAAATAATCTAAGGAAAAGCATGGCTGTTCCGTCAGCACTTTTGGCCAGTCAGAAAAATGTATCAGAGAGTTCAGAGTCAGAGGTATTACGAGAGTTGCTCAAATATAGTGACCACATCAGGTCCTCATTACGTACAAGCAAGACGTTTTTAGGACCTACAGAGTCTTTGGCTGCAAGCCTTCAAAGGGGCCTGCAGATTATTGATCAACACCAGCATAGTTCAGTTCCCAACAGATCTTCAGTTGCCTTCTCTTTCGAACACCTGATGCTGAAACCTTCTCCAGAAGCAGACAAGGCCAATGCTTCTGTTCAAACATTACCAAATGACAAACCATCTCCGGATGGTTCTTCTACTCCTTTGTTTTGTTCATCTTGCCAAAGGAAGTTTGACAATAACCACCCTGATGAGGTTCAGGATAGCTTGAAGACATGGATTGTAACGGTTGATAACCAACAGAGAGATGGCAGGAACACA GTGGAAGAAGCCTCCAAAAAAGAGAAAACACTTGAAAGTGTTTGTAAGGAGCAAGCAGCCAAAATTGAGCAGTTAACCCAGCTG GTGAAAAAATACAAACTTGAAAGAGAAAATTCTGCAATTGAACATGCTCCTGAGCCTCTGAAGAATGAAATAATACTGTTTGATGAGCAGTCCAACAATGGTGAAAATGGAAAAGAATATTTTGATATGACTGAAAAGGAAGCACTTCTTCAGGAGATTCAGACATTGAAAAGTAAATTGCAGTCATATACTGCTTCTCCATCTCCAAACAAGTCTACTGAAATACTGAGGTCCTCTTTGTTGTCACGTTCCATTCAATTGCGAAAAAGTGTAGACTGTCGTAATAACAGCGAGGAAGAACTTGAGCGAGAAAGACAAAGATGGATGGAAATGGAAAGTGACTGGATATCCCTGACCGATGAGCTCAGGATGGATCTGGAATCTAACCGCTGCCGTGCCGAAAAAGTAGAGATGGAACTGAAATTAGAGAAGAAGTGCACCGAGGAGTTAGATGATGCTCTTAGCAGAGCTGTCCTCGGTCATGCTAGAATGGTTGAACACTATGCTGATCTTCAAGAAAAATACAATGATCTGGTTTCGAAGCACCGGGCGATAATGGAAGGCATAGCAGAGATAAAGAAGGCAGCAGCAAAGGCAGGAAGCAAAGGTCATGGTGCACGTTTTGCCAAATCCCTGGCGGCTGAGCTCTCAGCTATTAGAGTGGAAAGGGAAAGGGAGAAAGAACAATTGAAAAAAGAGAACAAAAGTCTCAGAATCCAGCTAAGAGACACAGCAGAGGCAGTTCATGCTGCTGGAGAACTCCTAGTTAGGCTGAGAGAAGCTGAGCAAGCTGCCTCAATTGCTGAG gaGAACTTTAGTAATGTTCAGCAAGAGAATGAAAAGTTGAAAAAGCAAGCGGATAAGTTGAAAAGAAAACACAAGATGGAAATGGTGACCATGAAACAGTACCTTGCAGAGAGCAGATTGCCAGAATCTGCACTACAACCATTATACCGAGAGGATTCAGATGTAGCAGCATCACACAACAGCAGTGCAATTCCATATGATGATCAGGCTTGGAGAGCAGAATTCGGactaatatatcaagaacatTACTAA
- the LOC108464288 gene encoding kinesin-like protein KIN-12F isoform X3, translating to MKSTAEAAVAENGRFLGSISTSSLRNLLPKSKLKKSIKKSNSENSPPPDPNIIQINNSAQFSPKSPLSKSLTSDSFVNPSDAHPQIPLSMDSSVKKDMVESEEQNGDLTNLDPSVKVVVRIRPINGQEKEVDRTVTKVSSDSLSVGGRKFTFDSVLDANSSQENVFQLIGVPLVKNALAGYNTSVLSYGQTGSGKTYTMWGPPSAMVEDPSPASHQGIVPRIFQMLFSEIQREQENSDGRQTNYQCRCSFLEIYNEQIGDLLDPTQRNLEIKDDPKNGLYVENLTEEYVSSYEDVTQVLIKGLSSRKVGATTVNSKSSRSHIVFTFFIESWCKGASSKCFSSSKTSRISLIDLAGLDRNKLEDVGRQHLQEGKNVKKSLSQLGYLVNTLAKETQPEKPEDVPYGGSCLTRILRESLGGNAKLTVICNISADNSRNTSEILSTLRFGQRVKAVRNEPVINEISEDDVNGLSDQIRQLKEELIRAKSDAYSSVGSKSGYFKGWNARESLNQLRISLNRSLILPRIDNEYEEEINIGEDDVKELRQQLDYLDSSCETNLRDPSDKRGSIQSSVKESCETDLLSEYDIHCPKETEIEEIDEVEVPPMSSPEPADDLSVTSKTLKAVDPSIRNSISISPHRRSSILEEPTLSESPKIANNLRKSMAVPSALLASQKNVSESSESEVLRELLKYSDHIRSSLRTSKTFLGPTESLAASLQRGLQIIDQHQHSSVPNRSSVAFSFEHLMLKPSPEADKANASVQTLPNDKPSPDGSSTPLFCSSCQRKFDNNHPDEVQDSLKTWIVTVDNQQRDGRNTVEEASKKEKTLESVCKEQAAKIEQLTQLVKKYKLERENSAIEHAPEPLKNEIILFDEQSNNGENGKEYFDMTEKEALLQEIQTLKSKLQSYTASPSPNKSTEILRSSLLSRSIQLRKSVDCRNNSEEELERERQRWMEMESDWISLTDELRMDLESNRCRAEKVEMELKLEKKCTEELDDALSRAVLGHARMVEHYADLQEKYNDLVSKHRAIMEGIAEIKKAAAKAGSKGHGARFAKSLAAELSAIRVEREREKEQLKKENKSLRIQLRDTAEAVHAAGELLVRLREAEQAASIAEENFSNVQQENEKLKKQADKLKRKHKMEMVTMKQYLAESRLPESALQPLYREDSDVAASHNSSAIPYDDQAWRAEFGLIYQEHY from the exons ATGAAATCAACTGCAGAAGCCGCCGTTGCCGAGAATGGCCGGTTTTTGGGAAGCATTTCGACTTCTTCGCTTCGAAATCTGCTTCCTAAATCAAAACTTAAGAAAAGCATCAAGAAATCCAACTCTGAAAACAGTCCTCCACCAGATCCCAACattattcaaataaataattctgCTCAGTTTTCCCCCAAATCTCCACTCTCCAAATCGCTTACTTCTGACTCCTTCGTGAACCCATCTGACGCTCATCCCCAAATTCCGCTTTCTATGGACTCTTCCGTCAAG AAAGATATGGTTGAATCCGAAGAACAAAATGGAGATTTGACGAATTTAGATCCATCCGTCAAG GTGGTAGTGAGAATTAGACCCATAAATGGTCAAGAAAAAGAAGTGGATCGAACAGTGACGAAGGTTTCTTCAGATTCTTTATCAGTCGGTGGCCGCAAATTCACATTCGATTCTGTTCTTGATGCAAATTCCAGTCAG GAGAATGTCTTTCAACTAATTGGTGTTCCTTTGGTTAAAAATGCATTAGCTGGTTACAACACTTCAGTTTTGTCGTATGGACAG ACTGGAAGTGGAAAGACTTATACAATGTGGGGTCCACCAAGCGCCATGGTTGAGGACCCTTCACCTGCGAGCCACCAGGGGATTGTTCCTCGTATCTTCCAAATGCTGTTCTCTGAGATTCAAAGG GAACAAGAGAACTCTGATGGGAGACAGACAAATTATCAGTGTCGTTGCTCCTTTCTTGAG ATTTACAATGAGCAAATTGGGGATTTACTCGATCCAACTCAAAGGAACCTTGAG ATAAAGGACGATCCAAAGAATGGATTGTACGTTGAGAATTTGACAGAAGAATATGTTTCTAGCTATGAGGATGTAACTCAAGTTTTGATTAAG GGGCTTTCAAGTAGGAAGGTTGGAGCAACTACTGTAAATTCCAAGAGCTCTCGGTCTCACATTGTTTTTACTTTTTTCATTGAATCTTGGTGCAAG GGAGCTTCATCAAAATGTTTCAGCAGTTCAAAAACAAGCAGAATCAGCCTGATTGACCTTGCAGGATTGGATAGAAACAAACTTGAAGATGTTGGTAGACAACATTTACAGGAAGGCAAAAATGTCAAGAAGTCCTTATCACAACTTGG GTATTTGGTGAACACTCTTGCAAAAGAAACTCAACCTGAAAAACCTGAAGATGTTCCATATGGGGGTTCCTGTTTAACACGTATATTGAGAGAATCCCTTGGTGGCAATGCCAAACTCACAGTTATATGCAATATTTCTGCAGACAACAG CAGAAATACAAGTGAAATACTGAGCACTCTTAGATTTGGGCAAAGGGTTAAAGCTGTCAGAAACGAGCCAGTAATAAATGAAATATCTGAAGATGATGTAAATGGCTTGAGTGATCAGATTCGTCAACTGAAG GAAGAGCTTATAAGAGCAAAGTCTGATGCATATAGCTCAGTTGGGAGTAAAAGTGGATATTTTAAAGGGTGGAATGCACGTGAAAGCTTGAACCAGTTAAGAATAAGCCTTAACCGCTCTCTGATCCTTCCACGCATAGATAACGAATACGAGGAAGAGATTAATATTGGCGAGGATGATGTAAAGGAACTACGTCAGCAGCTAGATTATTTAGATAGCTCTTGTGAGACAAACTTAAGAGATCCATCGGACAAGAGAGGTTCCATTCAATCTTCTGTAAAAGAAAGTTGTGAGACAGACTTGCTGAGTGAATATGACATTCATTGCCCAAAGGAAACAGAGatagaagaaattgatgaagtgGAAGTTCCTCCCATGTCCAGTCCTGAGCCAGCTGATGACCTTTCAGTTACATCAAAAACTTTGAAGGCTGTTGATCCTTCAATTAGAAATAGCATCTCCATCAGCCCACATCGTCGGTCTTCAATCCTTGAAGAGCCTACATTGTCTGAATCTCCGAAAATTGCAAATAATCTAAGGAAAAGCATGGCTGTTCCGTCAGCACTTTTGGCCAGTCAGAAAAATGTATCAGAGAGTTCAGAGTCAGAGGTATTACGAGAGTTGCTCAAATATAGTGACCACATCAGGTCCTCATTACGTACAAGCAAGACGTTTTTAGGACCTACAGAGTCTTTGGCTGCAAGCCTTCAAAGGGGCCTGCAGATTATTGATCAACACCAGCATAGTTCAGTTCCCAACAGATCTTCAGTTGCCTTCTCTTTCGAACACCTGATGCTGAAACCTTCTCCAGAAGCAGACAAGGCCAATGCTTCTGTTCAAACATTACCAAATGACAAACCATCTCCGGATGGTTCTTCTACTCCTTTGTTTTGTTCATCTTGCCAAAGGAAGTTTGACAATAACCACCCTGATGAGGTTCAGGATAGCTTGAAGACATGGATTGTAACGGTTGATAACCAACAGAGAGATGGCAGGAACACA GTGGAAGAAGCCTCCAAAAAAGAGAAAACACTTGAAAGTGTTTGTAAGGAGCAAGCAGCCAAAATTGAGCAGTTAACCCAGCTG GTGAAAAAATACAAACTTGAAAGAGAAAATTCTGCAATTGAACATGCTCCTGAGCCTCTGAAGAATGAAATAATACTGTTTGATGAGCAGTCCAACAATGGTGAAAATGGAAAAGAATATTTTGATATGACTGAAAAGGAAGCACTTCTTCAGGAGATTCAGACATTGAAAAGTAAATTGCAGTCATATACTGCTTCTCCATCTCCAAACAAGTCTACTGAAATACTGAGGTCCTCTTTGTTGTCACGTTCCATTCAATTGCGAAAAAGTGTAGACTGTCGTAATAACAGCGAGGAAGAACTTGAGCGAGAAAGACAAAGATGGATGGAAATGGAAAGTGACTGGATATCCCTGACCGATGAGCTCAGGATGGATCTGGAATCTAACCGCTGCCGTGCCGAAAAAGTAGAGATGGAACTGAAATTAGAGAAGAAGTGCACCGAGGAGTTAGATGATGCTCTTAGCAGAGCTGTCCTCGGTCATGCTAGAATGGTTGAACACTATGCTGATCTTCAAGAAAAATACAATGATCTGGTTTCGAAGCACCGGGCGATAATGGAAGGCATAGCAGAGATAAAGAAGGCAGCAGCAAAGGCAGGAAGCAAAGGTCATGGTGCACGTTTTGCCAAATCCCTGGCGGCTGAGCTCTCAGCTATTAGAGTGGAAAGGGAAAGGGAGAAAGAACAATTGAAAAAAGAGAACAAAAGTCTCAGAATCCAGCTAAGAGACACAGCAGAGGCAGTTCATGCTGCTGGAGAACTCCTAGTTAGGCTGAGAGAAGCTGAGCAAGCTGCCTCAATTGCTGAG gaGAACTTTAGTAATGTTCAGCAAGAGAATGAAAAGTTGAAAAAGCAAGCGGATAAGTTGAAAAGAAAACACAAGATGGAAATGGTGACCATGAAACAGTACCTTGCAGAGAGCAGATTGCCAGAATCTGCACTACAACCATTATACCGAGAGGATTCAGATGTAGCAGCATCACACAACAGCAGTGCAATTCCATATGATGATCAGGCTTGGAGAGCAGAATTCGGactaatatatcaagaacatTACTAA